The Primulina tabacum isolate GXHZ01 chromosome 16, ASM2559414v2, whole genome shotgun sequence genome window below encodes:
- the LOC142529004 gene encoding NDR1/HIN1-like protein 1: MSDKVCSHHKNKRRNSLFRCCACLLVSIFLILLIVLLTWAILKPKKPRFTLQDATIFTLNVSAPNVISTSVQVTINSHNPNSRIGIYYDKMYVYATYSNQQITFFTVIPPVYQGHKDVNVWSPFVYGSNVPFAPYNGIALSQVQSNGAPIEMTIKIDGRLKWKVGSFTTGRYHIHVACPVSILLGNSKSTGIIVGNGVKYQISQRCSVSV, encoded by the coding sequence ATGTCGGACAAGGTCTGCAGCCACCACAAAAACAAGCGGCGCAATTCCCTGTTCCGGTGCTGCGCCTGCCTCCTCGTCTCCATCTTCCTCATCTTGCTCATAGTCCTACTCACCTGGGCCATCCTCAAGCCCAAGAAACCCCGATTCACCCTCCAAGACGCTACCATCTTCACACTCAACGTCTCCGCTCCCAACGTCATCTCCACCTCCGTGCAAGTCACCATCAATTCCCACAACCCCAACTCCAGGATAGGCATCTACTACGACAAGATGTACGTCTACGCCACCTACAGCAATCAGCAGATCACCTTCTTCACCGTGATCCCGCCGGTCTACCAAGGCCACAAGGACGTCAACGTCTGGTCGCCGTTTGTCTACGGGAGCAATGTCCCTTTTGCTCCGTACAACGGAATCGCACTCTCCCAGGTACAGAGCAACGGCGCCCCCATCGAGATGACGATCAAAATCGACGGCCGCTTGAAATGGAAAGTCGGGTCCTTTACAACGGGCCGGTATCATATCCACGTGGCCTGCCCCGTGAGTATTCTGCTTGGAAATAGCAAAAGCACGGGAATCATCGTCGGCAATGGAGTTAAATATCAGATTTCACAGCGCTGTAGCGTCAGTGTTTGA
- the LOC142529046 gene encoding sialyltransferase-like protein 2 — protein MRLLRLVFLVALASGLAAIFISLIGFPDPEVPFHLSREDLEALGSLRGYFKKCVNANGLGLQASSGKDLCEISMKFPSDTIPKWKDPKTGELEGLSFDFDLCEAVATWEQVRNSTTVLTREFIDALPNGWEEYAWQRINKGVLLNRCENKTLCMEKLALVLPDGPPYVPRQFGRCAVIGNSGDLLKTKFGKEIDSYDAVLRENGAPIQNFSENVGTKSTFRLLNRGSAKALDKVAELYDKGKEVLIVKTTIHDIMNNMIQEIPIFNPVYLMLGSSFGSAAKGTGLKALEFALSICDTVDMYGFTVDPGYKEWTRYFSESRQGHTPLHGRAYYQMMECLRLIKIHSPMRADPNRVVKWVPSRSLISAARIASDKLSRRLGAASSDPLAACSITAKKLKGKSSFASVSSLRKAAVEHKKYVRDTTMYPLEHNPGHGLLCTSP, from the exons ATGAGGTTGTTACGACTCGTTTTTCTTGTTGCTTTGGCATCTGGTCTCGCGGCCATTTTCATCAGCCTCATTGGTTTTCCCGATCCAG AGGTGCCGTTTCATCTTTCTAGAGAAGATCTGGAAGCATTGGGATCATTGCGGGGTTATTTCAAAAAGTGTGTG AATGCCAATGGATTAGGTTTACAAGCGTCAAGCGGCAAGGACCTTTGTGAGATTTCTATGAAGTTTCCCAGTGATACAATTCCCAAATGG AAAGATCCCAAAACCGGTGAACTTGAAGGACTGTCATTTGATTTTGATCTATGTGAAGCAGTAGCTACATGGGAACAG GTGAGGAATAGTACCACGGTACTGACTCGAGAATTCATTGATGCTTTGCCAAATGGATGGGAGGAATACGCCTGGCAAAGGATCAACAAGGGTGTACTTCT GAACCGATGTGAGAATAAAACTCTGTGCATGGAGAAACTTGCTCTAGTGCTCCCAGATGGACCACCTTATGTGCCAAGGCAATTTGGTCGATGTGCTGTTATCGGTAACTCTGGTGATCTTTTGAAAACTAAATTTGGCAAAGAAATAGATAGTTATGACGCGGTTTTGAGAGAAAATGGAGCACCTATTCAG AACTTTTCAGAAAACGTGGGTACAAAAAGTACGTTCCGCCTTCTCAATAGGGGCTCTGCAAAAGCTCTTGATAAAGTTGCAGAGTTGTATG ATAAAGGAAAGGAAGTCTTGATTGTTAAAACAACAATTCATGATATTATGAACAACATGATCCAG GAAATTCCAATATTCAATCCTGTATATCTCATGCTGGGATCGTCATTTGGATCAGCTGCAAAAGGTACTGGACTGAAGGCTCTTGAATTCGCTCTTTCCATATGTGACACTGTTGATATGTATGGTTTCACCGTCGATCCTGGTTACAAAGAATG GACCAGATATTTCTCAGAGTCTAGACAAGGCCATACTCCTCTGCATGGTAGAGCCTACTATCAAATGATGGAATGCCTCAGA CTTATCAAAATCCATTCTCCAATGCGGGCAGATCCCAATCGTGTTGTGAAGTGGGTACCAAGCCGCAGTTTAATTTCTGCTGCTCGGATTGCATCTGATAAATTGTCGAG GAGGCTTGGAGCGGCTTCTTCAGATCCATTAGCTGCATGTTCCATCACCGCCAAGAAACTCAAAGGAAAATCTTCATTTGCATCGGTGTCAAGCTTGAGAAAAGCTGCAGTTGAACATAAAAAATATGTAAGAGACACCACTATGTATCCTCTGGAACACAATCCAGGACATGGTCTTCTGTGTACATCCCCATAG
- the LOC142528767 gene encoding uncharacterized protein LOC142528767: MVKPKSQSKKPRKRGVDFKKIKRKIGRKLPPPNNATNTEIKSKSIVLPEQSIASDKTGLAVSKKGLTLKELLQQTSHHNSKVRKDALLGLRNILLTHPAELKLHKLAVIEKMRERIGDHDKLVRENLYQLFKSVIFPGCKEDNQGPIVSLMMPYIFNAMTHLAIEVRLMAFKFFDLTVEHYPSSFSLYAEKILCNYEDILRKNQFLDDKGKLKSLLSGLARCLSLLPCDGRDQSPFDNDVPSHNIFHAFESEATHEIIRLADIMKKLKDLLPILVSCFLDFVPLVHNITQLDVQSCDCMQFILQNIDLIARFMTCGGYRSESDQNGFLPYHKPDKIAHDDGHLFPRAMKKLWDVFPLNLVDHLSGKDDDRILMLNTLIIQIFLQLSDWNYSPPSLVEKFLEFFESSLPTKIQVGKVLQGKHLLALIPYIPKLTKRISGEWRSRILQAFTAFFQNCNPESSMKLACLSAIEEMLALQEESWLYPDATDPTLLEYLISWIRDLPSLLILLGDKNPLCSKAVLRLQLSLGQKAPVNSLISREIDNIQFGLGGFYCRQVEKDICYGPFVRLSAEIQELAICCLRFFSFIDSLLLHSLVSCCLYDDLEPYILFRILEVLDCAFRDGHIQIAEYASFHITLLSRFQVYPEKICPAVNYDGKSNRKTFNSVTSIVCKYLAQIGDDYLVFQMLEKIIVDQICGEISMDSKCAFLRLLISLDSKPTRLSDLSITKISNVLPQYLIDISLIFEDDDHKATSAIIVKRRQYYLLPSFYLFHSSKKLANLGLEVMASWVSEVSSVFSTLLFHSSIDRSTRVCAITSVLRHMYKDGKMRQILLSCNVQIETMLQNLLTLLSSEKTNLMLEEKFKIQSAYDRLKAISGNDVAGCS; this comes from the exons ATGGTGAAACCGAAATCTCAGTCGAAGAAGCCGCGAAAACGTGGGGTGGACTTCAAA AAAATCAAGCGAAAAATTGGTAGGAAATTGCCGCCTCCGAATAACGCTACAAATACTGAAATAAAATCGAAATCCATTGTTCTTCCTGAGCAAAGTATAGCATCGGACAAGACCGGTTTAGCAGTCAGCAAGAAGGGGTTGACACTTAAAGAGCTCCTTCAGCAGACAAGCCATCACAATTCCAAAGTCCGAAAAG ATGCATTACTAGGATTAAGGAATATTTTGCTCACACACCCAGCTGAGCTGAAGCTGCATAAACTCGCTGTTATAGAGAAAATGCGAGAACGCATTGGTGATCACGATAAGTTGGTTCGCGAAAACCTGTATCAACTTTTTAAGTCAGTAATTTTCCCTGGATGCAAAGAG GATAACCAAGGTCCAATTGTTTCCTTGATGATGCCGTATATTTTTAATGCCATGACGCATTTAGCAATTGAAGTGCGATTGAtggcttttaaattttttgaccTCACTGTCGAGCACTACCCTTCTTCATTTTCCTTGTATGCTGAAAAG ATTCTCTGTAATTATGAAGATATATTACGTAAGAATCAATTTTTAGATGATAAGGGAAAGTTAAAGAGCTTGCTGTCTGGATTGGCTCGCTGCTTATCGCTGTTGCCATGTGATGGAAGAGATCAATCACCATTTGATAAT GATGTCCCTTCTCATAACATTTTTCATGCATTTGAGTCTGAAGCTACTCATGAGATTATCA GGCTTGCTGACATTATGAAGAAACTGAAGGATCTGTTGCCGATCTTAGTTTCTTGTTTCCTCGATTTCGTGCCATTGGTGCACAACATTACACAGTTAGATGTGCAATCATGTgattgcatgcaatttattCTTCAAAACATAGATCTCATAGCCAGGTTTATGACTTGTGGGGGTTATCGAAGTGAATCAGATCAAAATGGTTTTCTACCTTATCATAAGCCTGATAAGATAGCACATGATGATGGACATTTATTCCCTAGAGCGATGAAGAAGTTGTGGGATGTTTTTCCTCTCAACTTAGTTGATCATCTCTCTGGAAAG GATGATGATCGAATCTTAATGCTAAATACGTtaattatccaaatatttttgcAATTAAGTGACTGGAACTACTCCCCCCCTTCTTTAGTGGAGAAGTTTTTGGAATTTTTTGAGAGCTCACTGCCGACAAAG ATACAAGTGGGCAAGGTGCTTCAGGGGAAACACTTGCTTGCACTCATACCATACATTCCAAAACTAACCAAGCGAATTTCTGGTGAATGGAGATCTCGCATTCTTCAG GCTTTTACTGCCTTTTTCCAGAACTGCAATCCAGAGTCTTCGATGAAATTAGCTTGCCTTTCTGCAATTGAAGAAATGTTGGCTCTT CAAGAAGAGAGCTGGCTGTACCCAGATGCAACTGATCCTACGTTGTTGGAATATCTGATATCCTGGATAAGGGATCTTCCATCATTGCTAATTTTATTGGGTGATAAAAACCCATTATGCTCAAAG GCTGTCTTGCGCCTCCAACTTAGCCTTGGACAAAAAGCTCCAGTGAACTCTCTTATCTCTCGGGAAATCGACAATATTCAGTTTGGTCTTGGAGGTTTTTACTGCAGACAAGTCGAGAAAG ACATATGCTATGGTCCGTTTGTAAGGCTCAGTGCAGAAATTCAAGAACTTGCCATTTGTTGCCTTCGGTTTTTCTCTTTCATCGACTCCCTGCTTCTGCATTCACTAGTTTCTTGTTGCTTGT ATGATGATCTTGAGCCATATATACTTTTTCGCATTTTAGAAGTTCTGGACTGTGCCTTCAGAGATGGACATATCCAGATTGCGGAATACGCAAGTTTCCATATTACTTTACTCTCAAGGTTCCAAGTTTATCcag AAAAAATTTGTCCTGCCGTGAACTATGATGGGAAGTCAAACCGCAAGACGTTTAATTCTGTCACCAGTATTGTCTGCAAATATTTGGCACAGATTGGTGATGATTATCTTGTTTTCCAGATGCTGGAGAAGATAATCGTTGATCAAATC TGTGGTGAAATATCGATGGACAGCAAGTGCGCTTTTCTCAGGTTGCTCATCTCCCTTGATTCCAAACCGACAAGACTTTCTGACCTGAGCATCACCAAGATTAGCAATGTCCTTCCGCAATATTTAATTGATATCTCACTT ATTTTTGAGGATGATGACCATAAGGCGACTTCTGCCATAATTGTGAAACGAAGACAATATTATCTGTTACCTTCCTTTTATCTGTTTCATAGTAGTAAAAAACTTGCAAATCTTGGTCTAGAAGTTATGGCTTCTTGGGTTTCTGAGGTTAGCTCAGTGTTTAGTACTCTTCTTTTTCATTCCTCCATCGACCGTTCGACTAGGGTATGTGCCATTACCTCTGTACTTCGTCATATGTACAAAGATGGCAAGATGAGGCAAATTCTGTTGTCATGCAATGTGCAAATAGAGACCATGTTACAGAATCTGCTAACTTTACTG TCGTCGGAGAAAACAAACTTGATGTTAGAGgagaaattcaaaattcaaagtgCATATGATCGTTTGAAAGCTATCAGTGGCAATGATGTGGCAGGATGCTCATAA
- the LOC142529377 gene encoding receptor protein kinase TMK1-like, whose product MEVKAKIRIVAVLFLFVFSLVYGITDPNDLVVLNEYRKGLENAELLNWPINGDDPCGPPSWSHVFCSGGRVTQIQVRGLGLKGPLPQNFNQLSMLQNLGLQQNQFSGSLPSFSGLSELRYAYLDYNNFDTIPSDFFKGLVNLEVLALDNIPLNATTGWFLPSDLQDSAQLKNLTLMNCNLAGPLPEFLGNMSSLEVLKLSLNRISGTIPESFRGSLLTILWLNGQTDGMTGPIDVVSSMVSLTSLWLHGNQFSGKIPENIGDLVSLQDLNLNSNDLVGLIPDGLANMTLVRLDLNNNHFMGPIPKFNAVNYTYASNPFCLPNPGTLCAPEVTALLDFLDGVNYPSKLVESWSGNDPCASWFGVSCDVNRHVTTINLPSFNLCGTLTPSLAELDSLTRLLLQSNNLSGPIPTKWTTLKSLILLNLSENNLSPPVPKFSDNVKLFLSGNSLLNSNSESPSQGNNTVSPNLRPSPVPFSPTVGSISNSSSSTYTEGNRSKNPKIFTIVAPVASFGILVCLVVPLSIYICKTKKARDLAPSSSFVVHPRDLSGLENTVKFVIADNTNRSTSSLATSGSASINSSESHVVEAGNLVISVQVLRNATNNFAPENELGRGGFGVVYKGELHDGTKIAVKRMEGAVISSKALDEFQSEIAVLSKVRHRHLVSLLGFSIQGNERILVYEYMHQGALSKHLFHWKKFQLEPLSWKRRLNIALDVARGMEYLHTFAHQSFIHRDLKSSNILLGDNFRAKVSDFGLVKLAPDGEKSVVTRLAGTFGYLAPEYAVTGKITTKADVFSFGVVLMELLTGLMAIDEERPEETQYLVGWFWQVKSNKEKLMAAIDQTLDLKDEIFDSILIVSDLAGHCTAREAGQRPDMGHSVNVLASLVEKWKPIEYDTVEYCGIDYSLPLNQMVKDWQEAEGKFSSYMDLEDSKGSIPARPAGFAESFTSSDGR is encoded by the exons ATGGAGGTTAAAGCCAAGATCAGGATCGTTGCAGTGCTTTTTCTCTTTGTATTTTCGCTTGTTTATGGTATTACCGACCCTAATGATTTAGTTGTTTTGAATGAGTACAGAAAAGGTTTGGAAAATGCAGAGCTTTTGAACTGGCCTATCAATGGCGACGACCCTTGTGGTCCTCCGAGCTGGAGTCATGTATTTTGTTCTGGTGGCAGGGTTACGCAGATTCAGGTCAGAGGGTTGGGTTTGAAAGGCCCTTTACCTCAAAATTTCAACCAGTTGTCTATGCTGCAGAATTTAGGCCTTCAACAGAACCAGTTTAGTGGGAGTTTGCCCTCTTTCAGTGGGTTGTCTGAATTGAGATATGCTTATTTGGATTACAATAATTTTGACACAATCCCGTCAGATTTCTTTAAAGGGCTTGTGAATTTGGAGGTTTTAGCATTGGATAACATCCCTTTGAATGCCACCACTGGCTGGTTTTTGCCTTCTGACTTGCAAGATTCAGCTCAGTTGAAGAATCTCACTCTTATGAACTGCAATTTGGCTGGTCCTTTACCTGAGTTTTTGGGAAATATGTCGTCTTTAGAGGTCTTGAAACTGTCTTTGAATCGAATTTCAGGTACCATCCCGGAGAGTTTTCGGGGATCTCTTTTGACAATTCTATGGTTAAATGGGCAAACAGATGGTATGACTGGTCCAATTGATGTTGTTTCAAGCATGGTTTCACTCACCAGTCTCTGGCTCCATGGAAACCAATTTTCAGGTAAAATTCCTGAGAATATTGGTGATTTAGTATCTTTGCAAGATCTTAATCTCAATAGCAATGATCTGGTCGGTTTAATTCCCGACGGATTAGCAAATATGACATTAGTCCGCCTAGATTTGAACAATAATCATTTCATGGGTCCTATACCAAAGTTCAATGCCGTTAATTATACTTATGCATCAAATCCATTTTGTCTTCCAAATCCTGGAACTCTCTGCGCACCTGAAGTTACGGCGCTCTTAGATTTTCTTGATGGGGTAAATTACCCATCCAAGCTCGTCGAATCGTGGTCTGGTAATGATCCATGTGCATCTTGGTTCGGAGTGAGTTGTGATGTCAATAGACATGTGACTACCATAAACTTGCCAAGCTTTAATCTTTGTGGTACTTTAACCCCTTCACTTGCAGAGCTTGATTCGCTTACCCGTTTATTACTGCAGTCTAACAATCTATCTGGTCCAATCCCGACAAAATGGACTACTTTGAAATCTTTAATTTTGTTGAATTTGAGTGAAAACAACCTCTCCCCTCCTGTTCCTAAGTTTAGTGACAATGTAAAGCTTTTCCTAAGTGGAAACTCTCTACTAAACTCGAATTCTGAATCACCTTCACAAGGTAACAACACCGTTTCTCCGAATTTACGACCCTCACCTGTCCCATTTTCACCAACAGTTGGTTCCATATCTAATTCTTCTAGTTCAACATATACAGAAGGAAACCGTTCCAAGAATCCTAAGATATTCACCATTGTTGCACCAGTTGCAAGTTTTGGGATTCTTGTTTGCTTGGTCGTGCCATTGTCAATTTATATTTGTAAGACCAAAAAAGCTAGGGACCTTGCTCCAAGCTCCTCCTTTGTGGTTCACCCAAGGGACCTATCTGGTTTAGAGAACACGGTAAAATTTGTCATTGCTGATAACACGAATAGAAGCACGTCTTCTTTAGCTACAAGTGGCTCGGCAAGCATAAATAGTAGCGAGTCCCATGTGGTTGAAGCCGGAAATCTCGTCATATCAGTTCAAGTTCTGCGAAATGCGACCAATAATTTCGCTCCCGAAAATGAACTTGGTCGTGGTGGTTTTGGTGTAGTTTATAAGGGAGAACTGCACGATGGGACTAAAATAGCTGTGAAAAGGATGGAAGGTGCAGTGATTAGCAGCAAGGCATTAGACGAATTTCAATCTGAAATTGCTGTTCTTTCCAAAGTTCGTCACCGGCATTTAGTATCTCTTTTGGGATTTTCAATCCAAGGAAACGAAAGGATTCTTGTTTACGAGTACATGCATCAAGGCGCCCTCAGCAAGCACCTTTTTCACTGGAAGAAATTTCAATTAGAGCCTCTCTCTTGGAAGAGAAGGCTAAATATTGCCCTGGATGTAGCTCGGGGAATGGAGTACCTTCATACTTTCGCTCACCAAAGTTTCATACACCGCGACCTCAAATCTTCGAATATCTTACTTGGTGACAATTTCCGAGCTAAAGTATCAGATTTTGGACTGGTCAAACTTGCCCCTGATGGAGAAAAATCTGTGGTGACGCGGCTAGCCGGAACTTTTGGATACCTGGCTCCTGAATATGCCG TGACAGGGAAAATCACCACAAAAGCTGATGTATTCAGCTTTGGTGTTGTGTTAATGGAACTATTAACCGGATTGATGGCCATCGACGAGGAAAGGCCTGAGGAAACCCAATACTTGGTTGGATGGTTCTGGCAAGTCAAATCAAATAAAGAAAAGTTAATGGCAGCCATTGATCAAACACTTGACCTAAaagatgaaatatttgatagcatCTTAATCGTGTCAGATCTTGCTGGACACTGCACTGCACGGGAGGCTGGTCAACGACCTGATATGGGACATTCTGTCAACGTCTTGGCATCACTGGTCGAGAAATGGAAGCCAATAGAATATGATACGGTAGAATATTGTGGTATTGATTATAGCCTTCCACTTAACCAAATGGTAAAAGATTGGCAAGAGGCAGAAGGGAAATTTTCTAGTTATATGGACCTTGAGGATAGCAAGGGGAGCATTCCTGCCAGGCCTGCGGGATTTGCTGAGTCGTTCACTTCATCCGATGGGCGGTAG